From a single Eleginops maclovinus isolate JMC-PN-2008 ecotype Puerto Natales chromosome 18, JC_Emac_rtc_rv5, whole genome shotgun sequence genomic region:
- the LOC134880170 gene encoding olfactory receptor 11A1-like: protein MVNSTHVSYFILSAYSDTGVFKPLYFLMILALYVCIIGANVLLIVVICVNRSLHEPMYLFLCSLFVNELYGSTGLFPFLLLQILSDIHTVSAPLCFLQIFCVYSYGSVEFTNLAVMSYDRYLAICHPLQYNTYMTYNKASFLVAVSWLFPFLAIVVLISLSASLQLCGNIINKVYCGNYSIVKLACSDTRVNNIYGLFYTVISIIIPLLLILYTYMRILRVCFSGSKQTRQKAVSTCTPHLASLLNFSFGGFFQILQSRFDMSSVPNMLRILLSLYFLTCQPLFTPVLYGLKMSKIRSICKRVLCGEV from the coding sequence ATGGTGAACTCTACCCACGTTTCATATTTCATACTCAGTGCATACTCTGACACCGGGGTCTTCAAACCTTTGTATTTCCTGATGATTCTGGCTTTGTATGTCTGTATTATAGGAGCCAATGTGTTGCTGATTGTGGTGATCTGTGTGAACAGGAGCTTACATGAACCTATGTACCTGTTTCTGTGCAGCCTGTTTGTGAATGAACTGTATGGTAGTACAGGGTTGTTTCCATTCCTTCTGCTTCAGATCCTCTCTGACATTCACACTGTTTCTGCTCCGCTCTGCTTCCTGCAGATCTTCTGTGTGTACTCTTATGGAAGTGTGGAGTTTACTAATTTAGCCGTCATGTCTTATGACCGATATCTGGCTATCTGTCATCCTCTGCAGTATAACACATATATGACGTATAACAAGGCGTCCTTTCTTGTTGCAGTGTCGTGGTTGTTCCCTTTTCTTGCCATTGTTGTTCTGATATCCTTAAGtgcctctctgcagctgtgtgggaACATCATTAACAAAGTGTACTGTGGGAACTACTCCATAGTGAAGCTGGCCTGCTCTGACACCAGGGTCAATAATATTTATGGACTCTTTTACACGGTCATCTCCATCATCATTCCTCTGCTTTTAATCCTCTACACGTACATGAGGATCCtcagagtgtgtttctctggctCCAAACAGACCAGACAGAAAGCTGTCAGTACCTGCACTCCTCACCTCGCCTCCCTCCTCAACTTCTCCTTTGGAGGTTTCTTCCAGATATTACAGAGCAGGTTTGATATGAGCAGTGTTCCCAACATGTTGCGCATTTTATTATCTCTGTACTTCCTAACATGCCAGCCTCTCTTCACCCCAGTTCTGTACGGGCTGAAGATGTCTAAAATCCGCAGCATATGTAAGCGTGTGCTGTGTGGTGAAGTGTag
- the LOC134880418 gene encoding olfactory receptor 10A6-like, whose translation MILALYVCIIGANVLLIVVICVNRSLHEPMYLFLCSLFVNELYGSTGLFPFLLLQILSDIHTVSAPLCFLQVFSVYSYVCVEFLTLAVMSYDRYLAICHPLQYNTYMTSNKASFLVAVSWLFPFLAIVVLISLSASLQLCGNIINKVYCGNYSIVKLACSDTRVNNIYGLFYTVISIIIPLLLILYTYMRILRVCFSGSKQTRQKAVSTCTPHLASLLNFSFGGFFQILQSRFDMSSVPNMLTVCSLTVLQPMFNSR comes from the coding sequence ATGATTCTGGCTTTGTATGTCTGTATTATAGGAGCCAATGTGTTGCTGATTGTGGTGATCTGTGTGAACAGGAGCTTACATGAACCTATGTACCTGTTTCTGTGCAGCCTGTTTGTAAATGAACTGTATGGTAGTACAGGGTTGTTTCCATTCCTTCTGCTTCAGATCCTCTCTGACATTCACACTGTTTCTGCTCCGCTCTGCTTCCTGCAGGTCTTCTCTGTGTactcttatgtgtgtgtggaatttCTCACCTTAGCCGTCATGTCTTATGACCGATATCTGGCTATCTGTCATCCTCTGCAGTATAACACATATATGACTTCTAACAAGGCGTCCTTTCTTGTTGCAGTGTCGTGGTTGTTCCCTTTTCTTGCCATTGTTGTTCTGATATCCTTAAGtgcctctctgcagctgtgtgggaACATCATTAACAAAGTGTACTGTGGGAACTACTCCATAGTGAAGCTGGCCTGCTCTGACACCAGGGTCAATAATATTTATGGACTCTTTTACACGGTCATCTCCATCATCATTCCTCTGCTTTTAATCCTCTACACGTACATGAGGATCCtcagagtgtgtttctctggctCCAAACAGACCAGACAGAAAGCTGTCAGTACCTGCACTCCTCACCTCGCCTCCCTCCTCAACTTCTCCTTTGGAGGTTTCTTCCAGATATTACAGAGCAGGTTTGATATGAGCAGTGTTCCCAACATGTTGACTGTCTGTTCACTTACAGTGTTACAGCCAATGTTCAATAGCAGgtaa
- the LOC134880176 gene encoding olfactory receptor 11A1-like has protein sequence MVNSTHVSYFILSAYSDTGVFKPLYFLMILALYVCIIGANVLLIVVICVNRSLHEPMYLFLCSLFVNELYGSTGLFPFLLLQILSDIHTVSAPLCFLQVFSVYSYVCVEFLTLAVMSYDRYLAICHPLQYNTYMTSNKASFLVAVSWLFPFLAIVVLISLSASLQLCGNIINKVYCGNYSIVKLACSDTRVNNIYGLFYTVISIIIPLLLILYTYMRILRVCFSGSKQTRQKAVSTCTPHLASLLNFSFGGFFQILQSRFDMSSVPNMLRILLSLYFLTCQPLFTPVLYGLKMSKIRSICKRVLCGEV, from the coding sequence ATGGTGAACTCTACCCACGTTTCATATTTCATACTCAGTGCATACTCTGACACCGGGGTCTTCAAACCTTTGTATTTCCTGATGATTCTGGCTTTGTATGTCTGTATTATAGGAGCCAATGTGTTGCTGATTGTGGTGATCTGTGTGAACAGGAGCTTACATGAACCTATGTACCTGTTTCTGTGCAGCCTGTTTGTAAATGAACTGTATGGTAGTACAGGGTTGTTTCCATTCCTTCTGCTTCAGATCCTCTCTGACATTCACACTGTTTCTGCTCCGCTCTGCTTCCTGCAGGTATTCTCTGTGTactcttatgtgtgtgtggaatttCTCACCTTAGCCGTCATGTCTTATGACCGATATCTGGCTATCTGTCATCCTCTGCAGTATAACACATATATGACTTCTAACAAGGCGTCCTTTCTTGTTGCAGTGTCGTGGTTGTTCCCTTTTCTTGCCATTGTTGTTCTGATATCCTTAAGtgcctctctgcagctgtgtgggaACATCATTAACAAAGTGTACTGTGGGAACTACTCCATAGTGAAGCTGGCCTGCTCTGACACCAGGGTCAATAATATTTATGGACTCTTTTACACGGTCATCTCCATCATCATTCCTCTGCTTTTAATCCTCTACACGTACATGAGGATCCtcagagtgtgtttctctggctCCAAACAGACCAGACAGAAAGCTGTCAGTACCTGCACTCCTCACCTCGCCTCCCTCCTCAACTTCTCCTTTGGAGGTTTCTTCCAGATATTACAGAGCAGGTTTGATATGAGCAGTGTTCCCAACATGTTGCGCATTTTATTATCTCTGTACTTCCTAACATGCCAGCCTCTCTTCACCCCAGTTCTGTACGGGCTGAAGATGTCTAAAATCCGCAGCATATGTAAGCGTGTGCTGTGTGGTGAAGTGTag
- the LOC134880175 gene encoding olfactory receptor 11A1-like: MVNSTHISYFILGAYFETGGFKYLFFLIVMCLYVCIIGANVLLIVVICVNRSLHEPMYLFLCSLFVNELYGSTGLFPFLLLQILSDIHTVSAPLCFLQIVCIYSYASIQFCNLAVMSYDRYLAICFPLQYNTYMTSKKASFLIAVSWLYPFITIWIMVSLTLSLQLCGNTINEVYCDNFSIVKLACSDTTVNNVYGLIATFFLIMFPVSLTFISYMRILRVCFSGSKQTRQKAVSTCTPHLASLLNFSFGGFFQILQSRFDMSSVPNMLRILLSLYFLTCQPLFTPVLYGLKMSKIRSICKRVLCGEV; encoded by the coding sequence ATGGTGAACTCTactcatatttcatatttcatactTGGTGCCTACTTTGAAACGGGGGGTTTTAAATACTTGTTCTTCCTGATtgtcatgtgtttgtatgtctgtATTATAGGAGCCAATGTGTTGCTGATTGTGGTGATCTGTGTGAACAGGAGCTTACATGAACCTATGTACCTGTTTCTGTGCAGCCTGTTTGTAAATGAACTGTATGGTAGTACAGGGTTGTTTCCATTCCTTCTGCTTCAGATCCTCTCTGACATTCACACTGTTTCTGCTCCGCTCTGCTTCCTGCagattgtttgtatttattcttatgCAAGTATACAGTTTTGTAATTTAGCCGTCATGTCTTATGACCGATATCTTGCTATCTGTTTTCCTCTGCAGTATAACACATATATGACTTCTAAAAAGGCTTCCTTTCTTATTGCAGTGTCGTGGTTATATCCATTTATTACCATTTGGATTATGGTGTCTCTGACcctgtctctgcagctgtgtgggaACACCATCAACGAAGTGTACTGTGATAACTTCTCCATTGTGAAGCTGGCCTGCTCTGACACTACAGTCAATAATGTGTATGGACTCATTGCCACTTTTTTCTTGATcatgtttcctgtttctctcaCCTTTATCTCGTACATGAGGATCCtcagagtgtgtttctctggctCCAAACAGACCAGACAGAAAGCTGTCAGTACCTGCACTCCTCACCTCGCCTCCCTCCTCAACTTCTCCTTTGGAGGTTTCTTCCAGATATTACAGAGCAGGTTTGATATGAGCAGTGTTCCCAACATGTTGCGCATTTTATTATCTCTGTACTTCCTAACATGCCAGCCTCTCTTCACCCCAGTTCTGTACGGGCTGAAGATGTCTAAAATCCGCAGCATATGTAAGCGTGTGCTGTGTGGTGAAGTGTag